The following coding sequences are from one Osmia bicornis bicornis chromosome 2, iOsmBic2.1, whole genome shotgun sequence window:
- the LOC123988551 gene encoding uncharacterized protein LOC123988551, whose translation MPRISDQSANQTQSTSHNNLSILRRKRGNIIGHITTLARFIDNLQQSEQRDIGLLRAHIDSLKDVWARFDDIQFDIEAIDESETARRYEIHNDYVTVVARANSLIVGENAIIPSRRSTTDSPASSVSAPMAIKLPEMRLPTFDGRVENWTTYFDSFVSMIDQNADLTPVQKLQYLRSTLTGKAAACIRSLSTTDANYADAIDLLKNKFECKRRALLKHCDAIQAIPKLSADSPEALGDLVDTVRQNLRSLKNLGIDTSSWDCIIISIVLSKINSDTAWHWELSLKDKQMPPCTHLLDFLDKRANCKPATQKKSSTSPGQSSRHRSTKSINPRYPMRSHAFVTATNSKDSQDHRKPYTAPAAPANFSKCPVCQEVHAIWRCEKFHALSVEARTAIIRRTSLCPNCLRQDHNSETCKRMLCRICNKYHHTLLHQSRQLSNRAAPPPPKRARTTDSQVLKID comes from the coding sequence ATGCCGAGAATATCAGATCAATCCGCAAACCAAACTCAATCCACCTCGCACAATAACCTCAGCATCCTGCGTCGCAAAAGGGGAAATATAATCGGGCACATCACTACACTCGCTCGGTTCATTGACAACTTGCAACAATCTGAACAACGCGACATCGGTCTTTTACGCGCGCATATAGACAGTTTAAAGGATGTGTGGGCCCGGTTCGACGATATTCAATTTGACATAGAGGCAATAGACGAATCAGAAACTGCACGTCGATACGAAATTCACAATGATTACGTAACCGTCGTTGCACGAGCCAACTCACTCATCGTGGGAGAAAACGCGATCATCCCGTCTCGACGCAGCACAAcagattcacccgcgtcgtCCGTATCAGCCCCGATGGCCATAAAACTACCAGAGATGCGTTTGCCGACATTCGACGGGAGAGTCGAGAACTGGACCACTTACTTCGATAGTTTTGTATCCATGATCGATCAGAATGCAGATCTAACACCCGTGCAAAAACTTCAGTACCTGCGTTCAACCCTCACCGGAAAGGCCGCCGCATGCATTCGGTCACTAAGCACAACGGACGCCAATTATGCCGACGCGAtcgatttattaaaaaacaaatttgaaTGCAAACGCCGAGCCCTCTTGAAGCATTGCGACGCGATACAAGCCATCCCGAAATTATCAGCAGATTCTCCGGAAGCATTAGGGGATTTAGTCGACACTGTGCGTCAAAACCTTCGCTCGCTGAAAAATCTAGGAATTGACACGTCATCATGGGATTGTATTATAATATCCATCGTATTGTCGAAAATAAACTCAGACACGGCCTGGCATTGGGAACTGTCATTAAAAGACAAGCAAATGCCACCGTGCACACATCTATTAGACTTTCTCGACAAACGCGCGAATTGTAAGCCGGCAACTCAGAAAAAATCGTCGACATCACCCGGACAATCTAGTCGACACAGGTCCACTAAATCAATTAATCCGCGGTACCCGATGCGCAGTCACGCGTTTGTAACCGCGACCAATTCAAAGGATTCCCAAGACCATCGCAAACCGTATACCGCACCTGCCGCGCCCGCGAACTTCTCGAAATGTCCGGTTTGTCAAGAAGTACACGCCATTTGGCGATGCGAGAAATTCCACGCGCTATCAGTAGAAGCAAGAACAGCGATTATAAGACGAACCTCGTTATGCCCAAATTGCCTAAGACAAGATCACAATTCCGAAACATGTAAAAGGATGTTATGCCGAATCTGCAATAAATACCACCACACGCTGCTTCATCAATCAAGACAACTGTCCAACCGCGCAGCTCCACCACCCCCCAAACGCGCAAGAACCACAGACTCGCAGGTATTAAAGATCGATTGA
- the LOC123988552 gene encoding uncharacterized protein LOC123988552 yields MYRQFLIRNEDQKYQRILWRDETNHIRTYELKTITFGLSAAPYLAIRCLTQLAHDEGHKFPLAAKVLLRDFYVDDALTGASTIEEARSLRDDLTRLLKSAGLNIRQWATNNEVLLNDLPKQSINKKLHLGESSTLKTLGVVWKSSEDSITYEVKTQMTITHITKRFISSEIAKIYDPLGLLGPVIIEAKILLQKIWSIKVDWDESLPMDIHTEWVRYYKQLPLLNNIIFQRKTIIDAPTKIELHGFCDASEKAYGACVYIRSTDANRHTHTELLFAKSKVAPLKTQSIPRLELCGALLLTSLLATAKKALHLEIHHTTLWTDSTIVLNWLRTSPHLLKTFVANRVAEIQSKTSNTEWRHVPTTDNPADLISRGQTPEEFLRPSIWHHGPKWLAGKRHLWPTNELTPCYVIEEQKTATCLNTTPIDTSIFDNYSSWEKMQRITARCLRWKKTNTEKGSLTVSELRHAQNVLIKALQALHFPKELQHIANKEPQVGGKLQRLNPFLDKEGILRVGGRLKNSSIPFSQRHPIVLPKARVTSLIIESEHRTQLHTGIQNTLYAIRRRYWPIDGRSQVWKTIKTCLRCLRAQPPPVNYIMGNLPEARVTESRPFTNTGVDYCGPFYIKERRHRNRTRVKVYVAVFVCLAVKAVHLELVSDLTTEAFLAALRRFIARRGLCKNLYSDNGTNFVGACNEFREIHELLKSDDHTQKVKTFLASRFIEWSFIPPHAPHFGGLWEAAVKAFKHHLTRVIGTELNTFEDLNTLIIEIEAILNSRPLTPISTDANDLLALTPGHFLIGDSLTSLRERDFTDTPANRLSSWQHVQQMRQHFWNRWHREYLNELTQRNKWSQGSHSIKEGTLVLLREDNIPPMQWALGRVLKVHPGSDGIVRAVTVKTATSILDRSTKRLVPLPHQPKEEDHNPVDPTSVVGTDLPESQPHDIKNLHCIAN; encoded by the coding sequence ATGTACAGGCAATTTCTTATCCGCAACGAAGATCAGAAATACCAGCGAATCCTTTGGCGCGATGAAACTAATCATATTCGTACATATGAACTCAAAACTATTACTTTCGGTTTATCGGCTGCTCCATATCTCGCGATCCGGTGTTTAACTCAGCTCGCCCATGACGAAGGTCATAAATTTCCTCTCGCTGCCAAGGTATTGCTCCGCGATTTCTACGTCGATGACGCACTCACTGGAGCTTCGACGATAGAAGAGGCACGTTCATTAAGAGACGATTTGACGCGTTTGCTAAAATCAGCTGGCTTAAATATTCGGCAATGGGCAACCAACAATGAAGTTCTTCTGAACGATCTACCGAAGCAATCGATTAACAAAAAACTTCATCTCGGCGAATCATCAACCTTGAAAACTTTGGGCGTTGTGTGGAAATCCTCCGAAGACTCTATCACTTACGAGGTTAAAACGCAAATGACCATCACACACATCACCAAGCGTTTCATCTCATCGGAAATCGCGAAAATCTACGATCCATTAGGCCTCCTAGGACCAGTTATCATCGAAGCAAAAATTCTACTCCAAAAGATTTGGTCCATAAAGGTAGACTGGGACGAATCCCTGCCCATGGATATTCACACCGAATGGGTCCGTTACTACAAGCAGTTGCCACTActaaacaatatcatttttcaaagGAAAACAATCATCGACGCGCCGACCAAGATAGAATTGCATGGATTCTGCGACGCTAGCGAGAAGGCATATGGAGCCTGTGTTTATATCCGTTCAACAGACGCGAATAGGCACACGCATACCGAACTTCTCTTCGCCAAATCAAAAGTAGCACCTTTAAAGACACAGTCCATACCACGGCTCGAGCTATGTGGCGCCCTGCTCCTAACATCCTTGCTTGCCACCGCCAAGAAGGCACTACATTTGGAAATCCACCATACCACCTTGTGGACCGATTCTACTATCGTGCTCAACTGGCTACGAACTTCTCCACACCTACTAAAAACATTCGTCGCAAACAGAGTGGCTGAAATTCAGTCAAAGACGAGTAACACCGAATGGCGACATGTCCCGACAACCGACAACCCCGCAGATCTCATCTCACGCGGTCAAACGCCTGAAGAGTTCCTCCGACCCTCTATCTGGCACCACGGTCCAAAGTGGCTCGCGGGTAAAAGACATCTCTGGCCAACCAACGAATTGACACCATGCTATGTCATCGAAGAACAGAAGACGGCAACTTGTTTAAATACAACCCCCATAGACACGAGCATTTTCGATAACTATTCATCGTGGGAAAAGATGCAGCGAATCACCGCGCGTTGCCTTCGTTGGAAGAAGACAAACACCGAAAAGGGTAGTCTAACGGTATCCGAACTCCGACATGCTCAGAACGTCCTCATCAAAGCACTACAAGCTCTACATTTTCCCAAAGAATTACAACACATTGCCAACAAAGAACCTCAAGTCGGAGGAAAATTGCAACGGCTCAATCCCTTCCTCGATAAAGAAGGGATATTGCGAGTCGGAGGACGACTAAAAAATTCATCAATTCCATTCTCACAACGTCATCCCATTGTCTTACCGAAGGCACGCGTAACCTCCCTAATCATAGAATCCGAACATCGAACTCAATTACACACCGGCATTCAAAATACCTTATACGCCATCAGGCGCCGGTACTGGCCCATTGACGGCCGAAGTCAGGTAtggaaaaccataaagacctGCTTACGCTGTCTCCGAGCGCAACCACCACCTGTTAATTACATAATGGGTAACCTGCCCGAAGCTAGGGTCACTGAGTCTCGACCCTTCACAAATACCGGTGTCGATTATTGCGGACCATTCTAcataaaagaaagaaggcaTAGAAATCGGACTCGCGTCAAAGTTTACGTGGCAGTTTTTGTCTGCCTCGCGGTCAAGGCCGTTCATTTAGAACTTGTCAGCGACCTCACGACCGAAGCTTTCTTAGCCGCACTTCGACGTTTCATAGCTCGACGGGGGTTATGCAAAAATCTGTATTCAGACAATGGGACAAATTTCGTTGGGGCTTGCAATGAATTCCGAGAAATACACGAACTCCTAAAATCAGACGACCACACCCAGAAGGTGAAGACCTTCCTAGCAAGTCGGTTCATTGAGTGGAGTTTTATCCCACCCCACGCGCCACATTTTGGTGGCTTGTGGGAAGCAGCGGTAAAAGCGTTCAAACATCATCTGACCCGCGTAATAGGCACTGAATTAAACACTTTCGAAGACCTAAACACATTAATCATTGAAATAGAAGCAATCCTGAATTCGCGTCCTCTGACACCCATTTCTACCGATGCAAATGATCTCCTCGCATTGACACCTGGACATTTCCTTATTGGCGATTCCCTCACGAGCCTGCGCGAGCGCGACTTCACAGATACTCCTGCAAATCGTCTGTCAAGCTGGCAGCACGTCCAACAAATGAGGCAACACTTCTGGAACCGTTGGCATCGGGAATACTTGAACGAGCTGACCCAGCGCAATAAATGGAGCCAGGGCAGCCATTCGATAAAGGAGGGTACACTTGTCCTCCTACGAGAGGATAATATTCCTCCCATGCAATGGGCTCTAGGCAGAGTTCTAAAGGTCCACCCTGGCTCCGACGGTATTGTTCGTGCCGTAACCGTTAAAACAGCCACGAGCATACTCGATCGGAGCACGAAAAGGCTTGTACCCTTACCGCATCAACCCAAGGAAGAGGACCACAACCCAGTGGACCCAACATCCGTGGTCGGAACCGACCTACCAGAGAGTCAACCTCATGATATTAAGAATCTTCATTGTATAGCAAACTAA